Part of the Intestinibacillus sp. Marseille-P6563 genome is shown below.
AACCCTTGCCCATAGTCTGGCCACCCACGATGATTGCCTTGTCGTATTCCTGCAGAGCGGCTGCAAAGAACTCGGCTGCACTGATCGAATCGGCGTTGACCAGAACCGCCATCGGCAGGTTGATTTCGTCTGCATCCGAGCGGTAAATGGTTTCATCGCCGCCCTTGGTACGCAGCGTCATAATGTCGCCCTCGGGCAGCAGGTAATCAAGCGCATCGCACACGCTCTCGACCGAGCCGCCCGGATTGTTGCGCACATCGAACACCAGCCGTTCGGCCCCCTGCTCGATCAGGGCATCGACTGCGTCGATCATCTGGGTTTCCGAACCCTTTCGGAAGTTGTAAATGCGCACCATACCGGTTTTGCCATCCTCCAGCATCCAGCCAGTCGCCATGACCTGTTCGGTCGTCTTTCGTTCCATTTCGACCGTTTCCGTCTCACCGGTCGCGGTGCGGTAGATGGTCACCTGCGCTTTGGTGCCCTCTTCCCCGGCAATGGCATTCACCACCTCCGTATAGCCGTCTTTGTCCACGGTTTTGCCTTCGGCGCCCAGGATGAGGTCGCCCTTTTGCAGGGCAAGCGTTTCGCCGTCCGAGCCCGGAAAGACCTCCACGATGCGCAGCTCATTTTTGTCTGCTACATAGGAGGTAAACAGCCCAATGCCAAAAGATTGCCCGGAAAAACTCAGCTTATACTCGTCATAGCTCTCCTTGGACATGTAGGTGCTCCACTGGTCGCCTATTCCGGCAACGTAGCCGGCAGCCGCCATATCGACGGCATCCTGCTCGTCGTATTCCCCGACATAATAGGCGTCGATCGTCCGGCGGATCTCGCCGATCTTGCCATAGATCTCCGCTTCAGCCTGATAGCCGGGCAATAAGGATTCCAGCCGGCGCTCCATTCCAATGTAGGAAATAGTGAACACCGTGACCGCGGTCAGCGCACACAAGGCCACCGCCTTGCTGGATGAAATGTTATGTGCCATAGATCCTCCTTGAAGAAAAGAAAGGCGCGCCGCCAGGCACGCCTTTCCAAAATGCGAATTAATAGTAGTTAAGCGGGTTGGTCGTAGAGCCGTTGACATAGACCTCAAAATGCAGGTGGTTACCTGTGGAAACACCGGTGGAACCAACCTTACCGATCTGCTGTCCTGCGGATACTGTTTCACCGGCCGAAACCAGACGCGTGCTCATATGGGCATAAGCGGTCATCAAGCCGCCACCGTGGCTGACAACGATGTAGTTACCATAAGACGAAGAATAGTAACTCTGCACAACGGTGCCCGATGCTGCGGCCAGAACCGGGCTACCGCCCGGGGCCGAGATATCCAGGCCCTTATGGAACTTCCGAGTGCCATAGACCGGATGGACACGCCAGCCGTAGCTGCTGGTATTGGCAACGCCCGACGGCGCCGGCCATACCGACAGTTCCCCGTTGCCGGTGTAGGACACCGAAGAACCGCCGCTGCTGCCAGAGCTGCCCGAAGACTGATTCTTCTTCGCCTCTTCGGCAGCCTTACGGGCTGCTTCTGCCTCACGACGGGAAATCTCTTCGATCTCAGCGTTGATGGCATCCTGTTCTGCGGTCAGAGCCTCATATTCGCTCTTGCTCTTGTCGTAATTGCTTTCCAGTTCGTCGGACAGAGCCTGTACTTCTTCACGCTGGCTGTCCAGATCGTCGTACTTGCTTTCCAGAGATTCCTTGTACTCTTCCTGGTCCTGCTTATCTTCCTCGTATTCGGCCTTTGCAGTTTCCAGCTTGGTCTTGGCTTCCTTGTAGTCCTCGACGATCTTTTTATCGTTGTCCATGATCTCGCTGACCGTTTCCATACGCGAGAGCATTTCGCCAAAGCTGCGCGAGCCAAAGAGTACGTCTAAGTATCCGATTTCATTACCGTTCTCGTACATCACGCGCATACGTGTTTCGAACAGCTCGGTCTTTTCATCCAATTCCTTCTGAGCAACCTCGATTTCTTCTTCCTTGGTTGCGATCTCATCTTCCAGGCGTTCGATCACCTCTTCGGTGGCCGTAATATCTTCCTGGGTCAGATTGAGCTGGTCCTGCAGGGCTTGCAGCTTCTGCGTGGTGCTGCCCATTTGCCCTTCCAGGTCATCCAAAACCGCCTGAATTTCTTCTTTCTGCTTGTCAATCGAAGAAAGCTGTGTTTTCAAATCAGAAACCGATGCGGCCTGTGCCGTGCCGATGGCAG
Proteins encoded:
- a CDS encoding S41 family peptidase, producing the protein MAHNISSSKAVALCALTAVTVFTISYIGMERRLESLLPGYQAEAEIYGKIGEIRRTIDAYYVGEYDEQDAVDMAAAGYVAGIGDQWSTYMSKESYDEYKLSFSGQSFGIGLFTSYVADKNELRIVEVFPGSDGETLALQKGDLILGAEGKTVDKDGYTEVVNAIAGEEGTKAQVTIYRTATGETETVEMERKTTEQVMATGWMLEDGKTGMVRIYNFRKGSETQMIDAVDALIEQGAERLVFDVRNNPGGSVESVCDALDYLLPEGDIMTLRTKGGDETIYRSDADEINLPMAVLVNADSISAAEFFAAALQEYDKAIIVGGQTMGKGYSQQNYVLSDGSALHLSDQEYFTPQGKSLIGTGITPDVPTDAPEGFDLYFAAEEDDPQLQASLSALDD
- a CDS encoding murein hydrolase activator EnvC family protein; this translates as MLSKKAVRTIAAVIAIILVVTLAAGSLFSAIGTAQAASVSDLKTQLSSIDKQKEEIQAVLDDLEGQMGSTTQKLQALQDQLNLTQEDITATEEVIERLEDEIATKEEEIEVAQKELDEKTELFETRMRVMYENGNEIGYLDVLFGSRSFGEMLSRMETVSEIMDNDKKIVEDYKEAKTKLETAKAEYEEDKQDQEEYKESLESKYDDLDSQREEVQALSDELESNYDKSKSEYEALTAEQDAINAEIEEISRREAEAARKAAEEAKKNQSSGSSGSSGGSSVSYTGNGELSVWPAPSGVANTSSYGWRVHPVYGTRKFHKGLDISAPGGSPVLAAASGTVVQSYYSSSYGNYIVVSHGGGLMTAYAHMSTRLVSAGETVSAGQQIGKVGSTGVSTGNHLHFEVYVNGSTTNPLNYY